One Candidatus Hydrogenedentota bacterium genomic region harbors:
- a CDS encoding DUF2905 domain-containing protein — protein MAVVGGVFFGWSWGVVATCSVFGLIIGRLPGDIVVKGERVSVCFPVVTCLVLSVVA, from the coding sequence ATGGCTGTTGTTGGCGGGGTGTTTTTTGGCTGGTCTTGGGGTGTTGTCGCAACTTGCAGCGTGTTTGGGCTGATCATTGGGCGGTTACCGGGCGATATCGTGGTCAAGGGCGAGCGAGTCTCGGTCTGTTTTCCGGTGGTCACCTGCCTTGTGCTGAGCGTGGTCGCCTAG